One region of Bacillus pumilus genomic DNA includes:
- a CDS encoding OsmC family protein — MKLIYESGRWIAGIDERELYISANEETGYRPSQLFTSAITGCFGEMLIHVCRKKRISWEGLTITPETTRAGAVNKISRIHLHILFEGVRTSAEQIEKVITLALKHCAMVQSVKGSIEITFSHEKI; from the coding sequence ATGAAACTGATATACGAATCAGGCCGGTGGATCGCGGGAATAGATGAAAGGGAGCTGTATATATCAGCAAATGAAGAAACGGGGTACAGACCATCTCAATTATTCACTTCAGCTATTACTGGCTGTTTTGGAGAAATGCTCATTCATGTATGCCGGAAAAAGCGAATATCCTGGGAAGGGCTGACGATTACACCTGAAACGACAAGAGCAGGCGCTGTAAACAAAATCTCCCGTATTCATTTACATATTTTATTTGAAGGCGTCCGTACATCTGCTGAACAAATAGAGAAAGTCATTACACTGGCATTGAAGCATTGCGCGATGGTGCAGTCCGTGAAAGGAAGTATTGAAATCACCTTCTCACACGAGAAAATCTAA
- the cax gene encoding calcium/proton exchanger has protein sequence MNRLFLVIVAIGVPLSVIGSFLHFPQVIMFAVYCIAIIGLASFMGRATESLAIIAGPRIGGLLNATFGNAVELIISFFALKQGLTAIVLASLTGSVIGNLLLVAGLSFFVGGLKYKRQVFNVHDARHNSGLLMFAIIVAFVIPEVFSVEMAEDKQFVLSIGISIVMILLYVAALYFKLVSHRGVYVAKQETLDGDAETEEEIPEWSGKFATLILLLATMAVAYISERLVHTFDTVGEQFGWSELFIGVIIVAIVGNAAEHASAVIMAYKNKMDVAVEIAFGSTLQVAMMVAPILVISSLFFNTQMPLIFSLPELIAMASAVLLTVILSNDGDTNWFEGATLLAAYFIMAIGFFLL, from the coding sequence ATGAATCGTTTGTTTCTTGTGATTGTCGCAATTGGTGTGCCGCTATCGGTGATTGGCAGTTTTCTTCATTTTCCGCAAGTCATCATGTTTGCTGTGTATTGTATCGCCATTATTGGCCTTGCTAGTTTTATGGGAAGAGCCACAGAAAGTCTAGCTATCATAGCGGGCCCAAGAATTGGTGGGCTTTTAAATGCCACATTTGGAAATGCGGTGGAGTTAATTATTTCGTTTTTTGCATTAAAGCAAGGACTGACAGCCATCGTCCTTGCATCGTTAACTGGCTCAGTGATCGGAAACTTACTGCTTGTGGCGGGGCTGTCTTTTTTCGTTGGCGGTTTAAAATATAAGCGCCAAGTGTTCAATGTCCACGATGCAAGGCACAACTCGGGCTTGCTCATGTTTGCCATTATTGTGGCGTTTGTCATTCCAGAAGTGTTTTCGGTGGAGATGGCAGAGGATAAGCAATTTGTTTTAAGTATTGGCATTAGCATTGTGATGATTTTGCTTTATGTTGCAGCACTCTATTTCAAACTGGTGAGCCACCGTGGAGTCTATGTTGCCAAGCAGGAGACCTTGGATGGGGATGCGGAGACGGAAGAAGAAATACCTGAATGGTCTGGTAAGTTTGCCACTTTGATTTTGCTGCTTGCAACGATGGCCGTTGCGTACATTTCAGAGCGCCTCGTCCATACATTTGATACAGTGGGAGAACAATTTGGCTGGAGTGAGCTCTTTATCGGAGTCATTATTGTGGCCATCGTCGGCAATGCGGCAGAACATGCCTCTGCTGTCATCATGGCGTATAAAAACAAAATGGATGTTGCAGTGGAAATAGCTTTTGGTTCCACACTTCAGGTTGCGATGATGGTGGCACCAATCCTTGTCATTAGCTCGCTTTTTTTCAATACGCAGATGCCGCTCATTTTCTCCTTACCAGAGCTCATTGCGATGGCATCCGCTGTGTTACTCACAGTCATTTTGTCAAATGACGGAGATACCAATTGGTTTGAAGGCGCCACATTACTTGCTGCCTATTTCATTATGGCGATTGGATTTTTCCTTTTATAA
- a CDS encoding YfkD famly protein, whose product MKKMPRIMFVVLLSLSFLYSFPAEAAKPFKVPSSVASISKENTYPNASQDQPLLQPSELTAELFKTTNVPIENTHLIKMLNESSISGTPLAVGYRATIFLGRWALSYDSNETVANWEYKKVNTNHIDNRGGNKTAIGKYVQKQQVKVSGGLTAKVPSPEDVKTLMMQKAIQKTKLPLAFDTVIGAGTKRDQSYHVSPKKAASLHAYAPAINEKGKVTYGEVYLVLKGNKRKLVVKNVTSQGIGAWIPVQDHLTFGFQGMN is encoded by the coding sequence ATGAAAAAGATGCCCCGCATCATGTTTGTTGTTCTCTTATCCTTAAGTTTTCTATACAGCTTTCCAGCGGAGGCGGCGAAGCCATTTAAGGTGCCATCGTCTGTCGCCAGTATTTCTAAGGAGAATACGTATCCGAATGCGTCACAGGATCAGCCATTGCTCCAGCCGAGCGAGCTGACAGCCGAATTGTTTAAAACAACGAATGTGCCGATTGAGAATACCCATTTGATCAAAATGCTGAATGAATCCAGCATTTCAGGGACGCCATTAGCTGTTGGTTACCGCGCGACCATTTTCCTTGGAAGATGGGCACTGAGCTATGATTCAAACGAAACGGTCGCCAACTGGGAATACAAAAAAGTGAATACGAATCATATTGATAACAGAGGCGGCAACAAAACAGCCATTGGCAAATACGTTCAAAAGCAGCAAGTGAAAGTAAGCGGCGGGCTCACAGCAAAAGTGCCAAGCCCAGAAGATGTGAAAACATTGATGATGCAAAAAGCCATTCAAAAAACCAAGCTGCCCCTCGCTTTTGACACCGTGATTGGCGCAGGAACAAAACGAGATCAGTCATACCACGTCTCTCCGAAAAAAGCAGCATCGCTTCATGCCTATGCACCAGCGATTAACGAAAAAGGAAAGGTGACATACGGAGAAGTGTACCTTGTGCTTAAAGGAAATAAACGCAAACTCGTCGTGAAAAACGTGACTTCACAAGGAATCGGCGCTTGGATTCCTGTTCAGGATCACTTGACGTTTGGGTTTCAAGGGATGAATTAA
- a CDS encoding stage II sporulation protein M has protein sequence MSKAIKSYLKDFYHALKVLILPSIFFITIGMVMGFYMTNGDYSEDIVRINDQRHFFDYFFQNLSICIMMIVGMVTFGLSSVYILFINGLMIGGAFKISIPYLMHPLQSLLLILPHGISELMAIMISGGIGFILLKEAILLLFDKKKKINFKNICKITCTGLVLVTILLFFSAIIEFYITPDIHNFTTN, from the coding sequence ATGAGTAAAGCAATTAAGAGTTACTTAAAAGATTTTTACCATGCTTTAAAAGTGCTTATTTTACCTTCTATTTTCTTCATAACAATTGGAATGGTCATGGGATTTTATATGACAAACGGAGATTATTCAGAGGATATTGTTAGAATAAATGATCAACGTCATTTTTTTGATTATTTCTTTCAAAATTTATCTATATGTATCATGATGATCGTTGGAATGGTCACTTTTGGTTTATCTAGTGTATACATATTGTTTATCAATGGATTAATGATTGGTGGAGCTTTTAAAATTTCGATTCCGTATTTAATGCATCCTTTACAATCATTACTTCTCATCTTACCTCATGGTATAAGCGAATTGATGGCTATTATGATTTCTGGTGGTATTGGTTTTATCCTTCTGAAAGAGGCCATCCTTTTATTGTTTGATAAAAAGAAGAAAATAAATTTTAAAAATATATGTAAAATTACTTGTACAGGGCTTGTGCTAGTAACTATACTATTATTTTTCTCGGCCATCATAGAGTTTTATATCACGCCTGACATTCATAACTTTACGACAAATTAA
- a CDS encoding ABC transporter ATP-binding protein, which yields MLKLENIHVQINNKSILHDLSLHVKPHDSVGIIGKNGAGKTTLFEIICGIRLTDDGVIRFLDKQPKDRHYSSHLFFVPDDSLVYEYLTASEYINFVSRLYNKKLDSTEINTMLSFFELDYLSNKLIRDYSKGMKMKLAISLALLLKPRLLILDEPFNGLDPSSCIKLVQKLKEFLQFGSVLFSSHTLDFVEDLSHSTYLLRNQQLTNVTTENLKELFTDE from the coding sequence ATGTTAAAGTTAGAAAATATTCATGTCCAAATTAACAACAAATCTATTCTCCATGATTTGTCTCTTCATGTTAAGCCACATGATTCTGTTGGTATTATAGGAAAAAACGGCGCAGGAAAAACGACTCTATTTGAGATCATTTGTGGCATACGATTAACTGATGATGGCGTTATCCGCTTTTTAGATAAGCAACCTAAGGATCGTCATTATTCAAGTCACCTTTTCTTTGTACCTGATGATTCTCTTGTATATGAATACTTAACTGCATCCGAGTATATCAATTTTGTTTCTAGACTCTACAACAAAAAATTAGACTCAACAGAAATCAATACTATGCTTTCATTCTTTGAACTTGACTACCTGTCCAACAAATTAATTAGAGACTATTCTAAAGGAATGAAAATGAAATTAGCTATTTCACTTGCTCTTTTATTAAAACCTCGATTACTTATTTTAGATGAACCCTTTAATGGGCTAGATCCATCTAGTTGTATTAAATTAGTTCAGAAGTTAAAAGAATTTCTTCAATTTGGAAGTGTGCTTTTTTCATCACATACTTTAGATTTTGTTGAAGATCTCAGTCACTCTACATATCTTCTTCGGAATCAGCAATTAACAAACGTGACGACAGAAAATTTAAAAGAGCTGTTTACTGATGAGTAA
- a CDS encoding YIP1 family protein has product MAGEQLLTHLLEVLSQSGEHNRQYTGSIRDLTKRRGFSPLLMKGCSYVMRFFKIFYQPLELMYSLNKKPNIALPLLFSALIPLLYIQVIFERFEHVESKWLYLIALGMSFFSLMTFFITSFTIYLLLNTFMLDREISFKTTISIYGFSQMPKIFFAISLLFFPFLDNTNISQYDHFLTALAIFIINPFNIWRYMLLICGFHVLINMKIKKLIAIAIIFVIIEVCIIFFGSDITHIFR; this is encoded by the coding sequence ATGGCTGGGGAGCAATTGCTTACCCACTTATTAGAGGTGCTGTCGCAAAGTGGGGAACACAACAGGCAATACACTGGTAGTATACGAGATTTAACAAAGAGGAGAGGATTCTCTCCTCTTTTAATGAAAGGTTGTTCTTACGTTATGAGATTTTTCAAGATTTTTTATCAGCCATTAGAATTGATGTACTCTCTTAATAAAAAACCTAACATAGCTCTTCCATTATTATTTTCTGCTTTAATACCCTTACTTTATATTCAAGTCATTTTTGAACGCTTTGAACATGTGGAAAGCAAGTGGTTATATTTAATAGCTTTAGGTATGAGTTTTTTTTCATTAATGACTTTTTTCATTACTTCTTTTACCATCTATTTGTTATTAAATACTTTTATGTTAGATAGAGAAATCAGTTTCAAAACGACCATTTCAATTTATGGATTTAGTCAAATGCCAAAAATCTTTTTTGCCATCAGCCTTTTATTCTTTCCATTTTTAGATAACACCAATATATCTCAGTACGATCATTTTCTAACAGCCCTTGCCATCTTTATCATAAATCCCTTTAATATCTGGAGATATATGTTGTTAATATGTGGCTTTCATGTACTAATCAACATGAAAATAAAAAAATTAATTGCTATTGCGATAATTTTCGTAATCATTGAGGTATGTATTATATTTTTCGGAAGTGATATAACTCATATTTTTAGATAA
- a CDS encoding YebC/PmpR family DNA-binding transcriptional regulator, with protein sequence MGRKWNNIKEKKASKDASTSRIYAKFGREIYVAAKQGEPNPESNQALRFVLERAKTYSVPKHIVDRAIEKAKGGAEENFDELRYEGFGPNGSMVIVDALTNNVNRTASDVRAAFGKNGGNMGVSGSVAYMFDQTAVIGVEGKSEEETLELLMEADVDVRDIMEEDETVIVYAEPDQFHQVQEAFKQAGVEEFTVAEITMLPQNEVTLDDESKAQFEKLIDVLEELEDVQQVYHNVDLGE encoded by the coding sequence ATGGGTCGTAAGTGGAACAACATTAAAGAAAAGAAAGCATCAAAGGATGCCAGTACAAGTCGTATTTACGCAAAATTCGGGCGTGAAATCTATGTGGCTGCCAAACAAGGTGAGCCAAACCCAGAATCAAACCAAGCACTTCGTTTTGTCCTAGAACGTGCAAAAACATATAGTGTCCCAAAACACATCGTGGACCGTGCCATTGAAAAAGCCAAAGGCGGTGCGGAAGAGAATTTCGATGAGCTGCGCTACGAAGGATTTGGTCCAAACGGATCAATGGTGATCGTTGATGCCCTCACCAATAACGTGAACCGTACAGCGTCAGATGTTCGTGCGGCATTTGGGAAAAACGGTGGAAACATGGGCGTAAGCGGTTCTGTTGCCTACATGTTTGACCAAACAGCTGTCATCGGTGTCGAAGGAAAAAGTGAAGAAGAAACGCTTGAGCTTTTAATGGAAGCAGACGTTGATGTACGTGACATCATGGAAGAAGATGAAACAGTGATTGTATACGCTGAACCAGATCAATTCCATCAAGTACAAGAAGCATTCAAACAAGCCGGCGTCGAAGAATTTACTGTCGCTGAAATCACAATGCTTCCTCAAAATGAAGTGACATTAGATGATGAATCGAAAGCACAATTTGAAAAGCTGATCGATGTATTAGAAGAGCTTGAAGACGTGCAGCAGGTTTATCATAATGTGGATTTAGGGGAATAA
- a CDS encoding mechanosensitive ion channel family protein, whose product MDDTFLTVVKNKYIEILIVGLVLWLAVFIINKALQIFFKRTEFIEDKKKKTIESLVKSVTKYTASICFVFYVISLFFHDFGKILAGAGVAGIVIGFGAQTLIRDILAGIFLIYERQIHKGDYVTVNNLFNGTIEEIGLRSLQIREWSGKLLTISNGDIRQIQNYNMHYMRITESVLISANQNPDTAFQALETACDNLNQMHHDFLKKDEFQHAIEPFQVHGIMGLNKLNRGIEITVKGMVEDEKYFDAALAVRKEMIKQLHQHDVKLLEDLVYPQPAK is encoded by the coding sequence ATGGACGATACATTTCTGACAGTGGTCAAGAACAAATACATTGAAATTCTAATTGTTGGACTTGTTCTTTGGCTTGCCGTCTTTATCATCAACAAAGCCCTTCAGATTTTCTTTAAACGAACGGAGTTTATTGAAGATAAGAAGAAGAAAACGATCGAGAGCTTGGTCAAATCTGTGACGAAGTACACAGCTTCAATTTGCTTTGTATTCTATGTCATTTCTCTCTTCTTTCATGATTTCGGAAAAATTCTTGCAGGTGCCGGTGTTGCTGGGATCGTCATCGGTTTTGGCGCCCAGACGCTGATTCGCGATATTTTAGCAGGCATCTTCCTGATCTATGAACGTCAGATTCATAAAGGGGATTATGTGACAGTGAATAACCTCTTTAATGGAACGATTGAAGAAATTGGTCTCCGTTCTTTGCAAATTAGAGAATGGAGCGGCAAGCTGTTAACCATTTCTAACGGAGACATCCGGCAAATTCAAAACTATAACATGCACTACATGCGGATTACGGAGTCTGTATTAATTAGTGCGAATCAAAACCCAGACACCGCCTTTCAAGCACTCGAAACGGCCTGTGACAATTTAAATCAAATGCATCATGATTTTCTTAAAAAAGATGAATTCCAGCATGCCATTGAACCGTTTCAAGTCCATGGCATTATGGGTCTGAACAAGCTGAACCGCGGGATTGAGATCACAGTGAAAGGAATGGTCGAAGACGAAAAATACTTCGATGCCGCCCTCGCTGTCCGAAAAGAAATGATCAAACAACTTCATCAGCATGATGTCAAATTGCTTGAAGATCTCGTTTATCCCCAGCCTGCAAAATAA
- the yfkAB gene encoding radical SAM/CxCxxxxC motif protein YfkAB — protein MNQKTALRPITPAYDPWEAYLDVQDYGEMKLTNIEFTTTTLCNMRCEHCAVGYTLQPKDPNALPLDLLLRRLDEVPLLRSISITGGEPMLSLKSVREYVVPLLKYAHERGVRTQINSNLTLDLARYEEIIPYLDVLHISHNWGTIEEFAMVGFAMMDRKPTFEQREKLFNRMIENSRALVKAGVTVSAETMLNKRTLPYIEHIHRQIVVEMKCQRHEVHPMYPSDFASALESLTLPQMRDAIHQLLDIRDQDTWMLFGTLPFYSCSTDEEDQRLLKRLRQEKHVTVRNDPDGRSRLNVNIFDGNIIVTDFGDTPPLGNIATDTLQSAYTRWMDTKLAKELNCHCPSVQCLGPNVLVKNSYYQDVDFTSRTARG, from the coding sequence ATGAACCAAAAAACAGCACTTCGTCCGATTACACCTGCATATGACCCTTGGGAAGCCTATCTTGATGTGCAGGATTACGGAGAGATGAAGCTGACAAATATTGAATTTACAACTACGACGTTGTGTAACATGAGATGTGAGCACTGCGCGGTCGGCTATACTTTGCAGCCAAAAGACCCGAATGCACTGCCGCTTGATTTACTGCTTCGCCGTTTAGATGAAGTTCCGCTTCTGCGCTCAATCAGTATTACAGGCGGAGAGCCGATGCTTTCTCTCAAATCTGTGCGGGAATATGTCGTCCCTTTATTAAAGTATGCCCATGAACGCGGCGTCCGTACACAGATCAATTCAAACTTAACACTTGATTTGGCGCGATATGAAGAAATTATTCCATACTTAGATGTTCTTCACATCTCACATAACTGGGGAACTATCGAAGAGTTTGCAATGGTCGGTTTTGCGATGATGGACAGAAAACCAACCTTTGAGCAGCGCGAGAAATTATTTAACCGCATGATTGAAAATAGCCGGGCACTTGTCAAAGCAGGTGTTACCGTATCTGCTGAAACCATGCTTAATAAACGCACACTTCCATATATTGAACACATCCACCGGCAAATTGTCGTGGAAATGAAATGCCAGCGCCACGAAGTTCACCCGATGTACCCAAGTGATTTTGCCAGCGCCCTTGAATCATTGACGCTTCCGCAAATGCGTGATGCGATTCATCAGCTGCTTGATATTCGTGATCAAGACACATGGATGCTGTTTGGCACCCTGCCATTTTATTCTTGCAGTACAGATGAAGAAGACCAGCGCCTCCTCAAACGATTACGCCAGGAGAAGCATGTCACGGTACGAAATGACCCTGACGGACGCTCACGGTTGAATGTGAATATTTTTGATGGGAATATTATTGTGACAGACTTTGGTGATACACCGCCGCTTGGAAATATTGCGACCGATACATTGCAATCAGCTTATACTCGCTGGATGGACACAAAATTAGCAAAAGAGCTGAATTGTCATTGTCCAAGCGTACAATGCCTCGGTCCGAATGTTCTTGTGAAAAACAGCTATTATCAAGATGTTGATTTTACTTCTCGTACAGCCAGGGGGTAA
- a CDS encoding SE1561 family protein yields the protein MGKAADSKEQQVDYLKNRLDMFMNVIDSLDPESTDVEDIDRLIQMIDDLEAKYERFKTDWKEE from the coding sequence ATGGGCAAGGCAGCAGACAGCAAAGAGCAGCAGGTTGATTATTTAAAGAACCGATTAGATATGTTTATGAATGTGATTGATTCATTAGATCCAGAATCAACAGATGTTGAGGATATAGACAGACTGATCCAGATGATTGACGACCTAGAAGCAAAATATGAACGGTTTAAAACCGATTGGAAGGAAGAATAG
- the pdaA gene encoding delta-lactam-biosynthetic de-N-acetylase, with the protein MKKYMLICLCALFVSMPLSEAEAVSNQPVHWGFAKSKEHKPADAGKELNALLKKYDAFYLGSTKKKEIYFTFDNGYENGYTPKILDVLKKHQVPATFFVTGHFVKDQPELVKRMAEEGHIIGNHSYHHPDLTTKSTKEIKEELGRVNEAVYKITGKQDNLYLRPPRGVFSERVLKETKELGYQTVFWSVAFVDWHIHHQKGKQYAYDQMMKQAHPGAIYLLHTVSRDNAEALDDAITSLKKQGYSFKSLDDLMLEKVWHLPQL; encoded by the coding sequence ATGAAAAAATACATGCTCATCTGTTTATGTGCGCTTTTTGTATCCATGCCTCTCTCAGAAGCGGAAGCCGTGTCTAATCAGCCCGTCCATTGGGGATTTGCGAAAAGCAAAGAACACAAGCCAGCGGATGCGGGTAAAGAACTGAACGCCCTTTTAAAAAAGTATGATGCCTTCTATTTAGGAAGCACGAAAAAGAAAGAGATTTATTTTACCTTCGACAATGGCTATGAAAATGGGTACACGCCGAAGATCTTAGATGTGCTGAAAAAACATCAAGTGCCAGCCACCTTTTTTGTGACAGGTCACTTTGTCAAGGACCAGCCTGAGCTCGTTAAACGTATGGCGGAGGAAGGTCATATCATTGGCAACCACTCCTATCACCATCCAGATTTAACAACAAAGAGTACGAAAGAAATCAAAGAAGAGCTGGGGCGCGTCAATGAAGCCGTGTACAAAATCACTGGGAAACAAGACAACCTCTATCTTCGTCCGCCGCGCGGTGTATTCAGTGAAAGAGTGCTGAAGGAAACAAAAGAGCTCGGTTACCAAACCGTTTTCTGGTCAGTGGCGTTTGTGGACTGGCATATTCATCATCAAAAAGGAAAACAGTATGCTTACGATCAAATGATGAAGCAGGCGCACCCAGGTGCCATTTACTTACTTCATACCGTCTCAAGAGACAATGCCGAGGCATTGGATGATGCCATCACGTCACTGAAAAAACAAGGTTATTCCTTTAAAAGCCTAGACGATCTCATGCTTGAAAAAGTATGGCATCTGCCTCAGCTATAG
- a CDS encoding DUF2716 domain-containing protein: MKNWIPLSHQELKLVWETLYRDFKFNPSLSRFPSFRVPSPFITYDISAYFEDSSLLHADEDLEEKALLVFQELIRTDEYMLALDWQHECYWITPYGSFEKDEFGDWAVPVLPNGDYYFFLSKEMHWGLLGHPWEQSITIFGEGLIDSFTRHHPILFQRKIREG, from the coding sequence ATGAAAAACTGGATTCCTTTGTCTCATCAAGAACTAAAGCTCGTATGGGAGACGCTCTATCGAGATTTCAAATTTAATCCGAGCCTCTCTCGTTTTCCCTCATTTCGCGTACCTTCTCCTTTCATTACATATGATATTTCTGCTTATTTTGAGGACTCTTCCCTTCTTCATGCAGATGAAGACCTTGAAGAGAAAGCATTACTTGTTTTTCAGGAGCTTATCAGAACAGACGAGTATATGCTGGCACTTGATTGGCAGCACGAATGCTACTGGATCACACCATACGGCTCATTTGAAAAAGATGAATTCGGAGATTGGGCAGTGCCTGTGCTACCGAACGGGGATTATTATTTCTTTTTATCAAAAGAGATGCATTGGGGCTTGCTAGGACACCCTTGGGAGCAAAGTATCACGATTTTCGGTGAGGGCTTGATTGACTCTTTCACTCGTCATCATCCGATTTTGTTTCAGCGTAAAATAAGAGAAGGATAA
- the corA gene encoding magnesium/cobalt transporter CorA: MLKKLAVTKNGDLIEHATLHQLSSPDIAWYWIDFHAPTEKEAALLKEFFQFHPLSIEDCFHYLQRPKLDFYEEYLFFVLHALNQKTLRSEEVDLFVGESFIVTFHLKEAPYIDRVMRKLKASEHARNSGPEHLAYMLIDDLVDDYFPIIYQIEDRLNEIEDEEGHKTYGTLMNEVFGIRSDLLKLRRTIIPMRDLLYRIVNINMMKNDKNRQAYFNDIYDHLLKLTEIVESNRDMTADLRDSYQTLNSNRMNAIMMTLTIVSTIFIPLTFIVGVYGMNFDNMPELHWKYGYFGVLIFMGLLVSGMLLWFKHKGWFRIFK, encoded by the coding sequence ATGCTGAAAAAACTTGCAGTGACAAAGAACGGAGACTTGATTGAACATGCAACATTGCATCAGCTTTCAAGCCCCGATATCGCCTGGTATTGGATTGACTTTCATGCGCCAACGGAAAAGGAAGCAGCACTGCTGAAGGAATTCTTTCAGTTTCATCCGCTTTCAATTGAAGATTGCTTCCATTATTTACAGCGGCCTAAGCTTGATTTTTATGAAGAGTATTTATTTTTCGTTCTTCATGCTCTCAATCAAAAAACACTTCGTTCAGAGGAAGTGGACCTGTTTGTTGGGGAAAGTTTTATTGTCACCTTTCATTTAAAGGAAGCACCATACATTGATCGTGTGATGCGAAAGCTAAAAGCATCTGAACACGCGCGAAATAGTGGACCTGAGCATCTTGCCTACATGCTGATTGATGATCTGGTTGATGATTATTTCCCGATTATTTATCAAATTGAAGACAGGTTAAATGAGATCGAAGATGAAGAAGGTCATAAAACGTACGGTACTTTAATGAACGAAGTATTCGGAATTCGGTCAGACTTGTTAAAGCTAAGAAGGACAATTATTCCGATGAGAGACCTTTTATATCGTATCGTGAATATTAATATGATGAAAAACGATAAAAATAGACAAGCCTATTTCAATGATATCTATGACCACCTTCTGAAATTAACAGAGATTGTCGAATCAAACCGTGATATGACAGCCGATTTACGAGACAGCTATCAGACGCTGAATTCTAACCGAATGAATGCAATCATGATGACGCTGACCATTGTATCGACCATCTTTATTCCATTGACCTTTATTGTTGGAGTGTACGGAATGAACTTTGATAACATGCCTGAATTACACTGGAAGTATGGCTATTTTGGCGTACTGATTTTCATGGGTCTGCTCGTCTCGGGTATGCTTTTGTGGTTTAAGCATAAAGGATGGTTCCGCATATTCAAATAA
- a CDS encoding DNA-3-methyladenine glycosylase family protein yields MWEKQLVVEPPYHFDQVLRRLSNDPLKAVDLNKREIKVPIRLEQTPYVVVVQATGTKEAPTFRVKGNGPEEPLICEMKRIFGMEHQLDAVHEHFSQTNLAPVFERHKGTPLMLDFHLYHCLMKCIIHQQLNLAFAFELTKRFVHTYGEQIEGVWFDPLPEAIASLETEDLRKLQFSQRKAEYVIDVSKRIVSGSLSLEELHDLTDLEVEERLLPIRGIGPWTVQNVLMNGLGRPNLFPMADIGIQNAIKRHFDLPAKPTKEEMVALSKDWTPYLSYASLYLWRSIETDK; encoded by the coding sequence ATGTGGGAAAAACAGCTGGTGGTTGAACCGCCATATCACTTCGATCAAGTGCTGAGACGCTTATCAAATGATCCATTAAAAGCAGTCGATTTGAATAAAAGAGAAATCAAAGTACCAATCAGATTAGAACAAACACCATACGTTGTCGTCGTTCAAGCCACGGGAACAAAAGAAGCGCCCACGTTTCGGGTGAAAGGAAATGGTCCTGAGGAACCTCTCATATGCGAGATGAAGCGGATATTTGGCATGGAGCATCAATTAGACGCTGTGCATGAGCATTTTTCTCAAACAAATCTAGCGCCCGTTTTTGAGCGTCATAAGGGAACACCGCTCATGCTGGATTTTCACTTATATCATTGCTTGATGAAATGCATCATTCATCAGCAGCTCAATCTGGCGTTTGCTTTTGAACTCACGAAACGGTTTGTTCATACGTACGGCGAGCAAATAGAGGGGGTTTGGTTTGATCCTTTACCAGAAGCCATCGCTTCACTTGAAACAGAGGATTTGAGAAAGCTCCAATTTAGTCAGAGGAAAGCGGAATATGTCATCGATGTCTCAAAGCGAATTGTGAGCGGCTCTCTTTCTTTAGAAGAATTACATGATTTAACTGATCTGGAGGTGGAAGAACGTCTGCTTCCGATTAGAGGGATTGGACCTTGGACAGTTCAAAATGTGCTCATGAATGGACTTGGAAGACCGAATCTCTTTCCGATGGCAGATATCGGGATTCAAAACGCCATCAAACGGCACTTTGACCTGCCTGCAAAGCCGACAAAAGAAGAGATGGTAGCATTAAGCAAGGATTGGACTCCTTATTTAAGTTACGCTTCTTTATATTTATGGAGAAGCATTGAGACAGATAAATGA